From a region of the Georgenia yuyongxinii genome:
- a CDS encoding sugar ABC transporter substrate-binding protein yields the protein MNITIRSARTRRLAAAAAAITAGTLVLAACSGGGDATAPEGGESAAGGESAELTVWHYFNADNQVQLMDDYAAMFEEAHDGVTVNNVFVPYDQMNSKVISAAGAQQGPDVVVFNGAEWSTLAMAGALAPLNEYWDGYADADQLPESVIHGMDDNIYAVQGYVNLLGLWYNADILAEIGVEPPTTLDELEAAMATAKDAGYMGITLSGLPQSQGEWQAYPWLTSQGFDYADPDEAALTAGFEMVRGWIDDGFLSQEAVTWDQTVPFQQFTSGKVAFAENGNWQSGAAATDASFEYGVVALPLGDSGKVYLGGEGQSIGAFSANPDLAWVYLQATYLSAEGQAKAVELVGSIPSRADASQDAAVTDDPLLAPFSQTLNEMGANYPDAVVPPEAVADLQTSVGQAWSSALAGQMTPQQAAAQVMTKLQTLLG from the coding sequence GTGAACATCACCATCAGGTCAGCGCGGACCCGGCGGCTCGCGGCCGCCGCCGCAGCGATCACGGCGGGCACACTCGTCCTAGCCGCATGCTCTGGCGGGGGCGACGCCACCGCGCCGGAGGGCGGTGAGAGCGCCGCGGGCGGCGAGAGCGCCGAGCTCACCGTCTGGCACTACTTCAACGCGGACAACCAGGTCCAGCTCATGGACGACTACGCGGCCATGTTCGAGGAGGCGCACGACGGCGTGACCGTCAACAACGTCTTCGTCCCGTACGACCAGATGAACTCCAAGGTGATCTCCGCCGCCGGTGCGCAGCAGGGACCCGACGTCGTCGTCTTCAACGGCGCCGAGTGGAGCACCCTCGCCATGGCCGGCGCCCTGGCGCCTCTGAACGAGTACTGGGACGGCTACGCCGACGCGGACCAGCTGCCCGAGTCGGTCATCCACGGCATGGACGACAACATCTACGCCGTGCAGGGCTACGTGAACCTGCTGGGCCTCTGGTACAACGCCGACATCCTGGCGGAGATCGGCGTCGAGCCGCCCACCACGCTCGACGAGCTCGAGGCCGCCATGGCCACGGCCAAGGACGCCGGCTACATGGGCATCACGCTCTCCGGCCTGCCGCAGTCACAGGGCGAGTGGCAGGCCTACCCGTGGCTGACCAGTCAGGGCTTCGACTACGCCGATCCCGACGAGGCCGCGCTCACCGCCGGCTTCGAGATGGTCCGCGGCTGGATCGATGACGGCTTCCTCTCCCAAGAGGCCGTGACGTGGGATCAGACCGTCCCCTTCCAGCAGTTCACCTCCGGCAAGGTGGCCTTTGCCGAGAACGGCAACTGGCAGTCCGGGGCCGCCGCCACGGACGCCTCCTTCGAGTACGGCGTCGTCGCGCTCCCGCTGGGCGATTCGGGCAAGGTCTACCTCGGCGGAGAAGGCCAGTCCATCGGCGCCTTCAGCGCGAACCCCGACCTGGCCTGGGTGTACCTGCAGGCCACGTACCTCTCGGCCGAGGGGCAGGCCAAGGCTGTCGAGCTCGTCGGGTCCATCCCGTCGCGTGCCGACGCGTCCCAGGACGCCGCCGTCACGGACGACCCGCTGCTGGCCCCGTTCTCGCAGACGCTGAACGAGATGGGCGCCAACTACCCCGACGCCGTCGTGCCGCCGGAGGCGGTCGCGGACCTGCAGACCTCCGTGGGACAGGCCTGGAGCTCCGCCCTGGCTGGCCAGATGACGCCCCAGCAGGCCGCGGCGCAGGTGATGACCAAGCTCCAGACGCTCCTCGGCTGA
- a CDS encoding LacI family DNA-binding transcriptional regulator has translation MAQDAMARPRGATLRDVATVAGVSVSTASKALNGRAHVHPDTRRRVMDAAERLSFTPNVLAQNLTSGQSGTVGLITNDLEGRFSIPILMGAENAFGAGKMSVFLCDARGDAIRERYHLQALLSRRVDGIIVVGSRTDVRPSLGHEIPVPVVYVYAPSDDPEDLSLVPDNVGAGHQAVDHLLSIGRRTIAHIAGDPTYAAAQDRVRGIQHAMAAAQLPLVAPTPFGNWSEAWGRAATRQLLATHPEVDGLICGSDQIARGALDTLRDLGRDVPRDVAVVGFDNWEILATGSAPPLTSVDMSFQALGRMAAERVFAALDGEQGSGVLTQPCRLVVRGSTIEGA, from the coding sequence ATGGCCCAGGACGCCATGGCGCGACCACGAGGTGCGACTCTCCGCGATGTCGCCACCGTTGCCGGGGTGTCGGTCTCGACCGCCTCCAAGGCCCTCAACGGGCGCGCGCACGTGCATCCGGACACCCGCCGCCGGGTGATGGACGCCGCGGAACGGCTCTCGTTCACCCCGAACGTGCTCGCACAGAACCTCACCTCGGGCCAGAGCGGCACGGTCGGGCTCATCACCAACGACCTCGAGGGCCGTTTCTCGATCCCGATCCTCATGGGGGCGGAGAACGCGTTCGGTGCGGGAAAGATGTCGGTGTTCCTGTGCGACGCCCGCGGGGACGCGATCCGGGAGCGGTACCACCTGCAGGCGCTGCTGAGCCGCCGGGTGGACGGGATCATCGTGGTGGGCAGCCGGACGGACGTGCGCCCGTCTCTGGGCCACGAGATCCCGGTCCCAGTGGTGTACGTGTACGCCCCATCGGACGATCCCGAGGACCTCTCGCTCGTGCCTGACAACGTAGGCGCCGGCCACCAGGCGGTGGACCACCTCCTGTCGATCGGGCGCCGCACCATCGCCCACATCGCGGGCGACCCGACCTACGCGGCCGCCCAGGATCGGGTGCGCGGGATCCAGCACGCCATGGCGGCCGCCCAGCTGCCGCTCGTCGCCCCGACGCCGTTCGGGAACTGGTCCGAGGCCTGGGGCCGGGCCGCCACCCGGCAGCTGTTGGCTACCCATCCCGAGGTCGACGGCCTGATCTGCGGCAGCGACCAGATCGCCCGCGGCGCCCTCGACACCCTGCGCGACCTGGGGCGCGACGTCCCCCGGGACGTGGCCGTCGTCGGGTTCGACAACTGGGAGATCCTCGCGACCGGCTCGGCTCCGCCGCTGACGAGCGTGGACATGAGCTTCCAGGCGCTCGGCCGGATGGCGGCCGAACGTGTCTTCGCCGCGCTCGACGGCGAGCAGGGGTCCGGCGTCCTCACCCAGCCGTGCCGCCTGGTGGTACGCGGCTCGACCATCGAAGGGGCCTGA
- a CDS encoding nucleotide sugar dehydrogenase: MRIAVVALGKIGLPLAVQFADAGHEVIGVDVQQQIVDLVNAGTEPFPGEAHLQDKLGELVPAGRLKATTDYAAAIPGADAVVVVVPLFVDDATWEPDFAWMDAATRSLAEHLTPGTLISYETTLPVGTTRSRWKPLIEELSGLREGEDFHLVFSPERVLTGRVFQDLRRYPKLVGGLSDAGTARAVEFYESVLTFDERADLPRPNGVWDMGTAEAAEMAKLAETTYRDVNIGLANQFALFADKAGIDVYKVIEACNSQPYSHIHRPGIAVGGHCIPVYPRLYLSTDPDASIVRMARQSNAAMPQYVVDRAAEVLGDLSGLRAVVLGASYRGRVKETAFSGVFATVDALRARGAEVAVHDPMFSDDELAGFGWTPYHLAEPVDLAIVQADHPEYADLTPADLPGVRLLFDGRRVTDAARWAGTPRLTVGGGA, encoded by the coding sequence ATGCGTATTGCCGTCGTCGCCCTGGGCAAGATCGGCCTGCCCCTGGCCGTCCAGTTCGCGGACGCCGGGCACGAGGTCATCGGCGTGGACGTGCAGCAGCAGATCGTCGACCTCGTCAACGCCGGCACCGAGCCGTTCCCCGGCGAGGCCCACCTGCAGGACAAGCTCGGCGAGCTCGTCCCGGCCGGGCGGTTGAAGGCGACCACGGACTACGCAGCGGCCATTCCCGGCGCGGACGCCGTCGTCGTCGTGGTCCCGCTGTTCGTCGACGACGCCACGTGGGAACCGGACTTCGCCTGGATGGACGCCGCCACCCGGTCCCTCGCCGAGCACCTCACGCCGGGCACGCTGATCTCCTACGAGACCACGCTGCCCGTCGGGACCACGCGGAGCCGGTGGAAGCCGCTCATCGAGGAGCTCTCCGGGTTGCGCGAGGGGGAGGACTTCCACCTGGTCTTCTCCCCGGAGCGGGTGCTCACGGGGCGGGTGTTCCAGGACCTGCGCCGCTACCCCAAGCTGGTCGGCGGGCTGTCCGACGCCGGCACCGCCCGGGCGGTGGAGTTCTACGAGTCGGTGCTGACCTTCGACGAGCGTGCGGACCTGCCGCGGCCGAACGGGGTGTGGGACATGGGGACGGCCGAGGCCGCGGAGATGGCCAAGCTGGCCGAGACCACCTACCGGGACGTCAACATCGGCCTGGCCAACCAGTTCGCGCTGTTCGCGGACAAGGCCGGCATCGACGTGTACAAGGTCATCGAGGCCTGCAACTCCCAGCCGTACTCGCACATCCATCGCCCCGGCATCGCCGTCGGCGGGCACTGCATCCCGGTCTACCCGCGCCTGTACCTGTCCACCGACCCCGACGCCTCGATCGTGCGCATGGCGCGGCAGTCGAATGCCGCCATGCCGCAGTACGTGGTGGACCGGGCCGCCGAGGTGCTCGGCGACCTGAGCGGGCTGCGCGCCGTCGTGCTCGGCGCTTCCTACCGCGGTCGGGTCAAGGAGACGGCGTTCTCCGGGGTGTTCGCCACGGTGGACGCGCTGCGGGCGCGCGGTGCGGAGGTGGCCGTGCACGACCCGATGTTCTCCGACGACGAGCTCGCCGGGTTCGGCTGGACGCCGTACCACCTCGCCGAGCCGGTGGACCTGGCGATCGTGCAGGCCGACCACCCCGAGTACGCCGACCTGACCCCGGCGGACCTGCCCGGGGTGCGGCTCCTCTTCGACGGGCGTCGGGTGACCGATGCCGCGCGGTGGGCGGGCACGCCGCGGCTGACGGTGGGCGGCGGGGCCTGA